The following are encoded in a window of Cottoperca gobio chromosome 20, fCotGob3.1, whole genome shotgun sequence genomic DNA:
- the LOC115025354 gene encoding LOW QUALITY PROTEIN: vascular cell adhesion protein 1-like (The sequence of the model RefSeq protein was modified relative to this genomic sequence to represent the inferred CDS: inserted 1 base in 1 codon), whose protein sequence is MAVQSVRLVTANMLLSVFFLSGAYAACDYMVNLXITTPQKMEALSGSCLHIPCTFTPVESSGTFDGTKPISGMWKKGNVAAGQVIFDSSRSDNIYPMNITGDLSQNNCTTLFSSLISNYTNTYFFRIENKPFLATAACDPLQIKVKDSPPSPTIKISGDVKENVSVTISCSAATPCPHDPPQLTWTLQQNPDNIIKENADRTFTTKIQKTFILSDQHDGLNITCSASYPVNEGTDHKTAEETKTLNVSYAPKNTSTSISPSSGWATDSRVNLSCSSTANPPVSSFTWFKKSNDGAVRVSEGRCYSFNVTGGGVYYCVATNGLGNQTSSDIQLTIEDPAKDFMVVSPADPVSVGSEVNLTCSFRGNPPVSFVWLMVSSDGSLQQIKGDSQVHGFKVTNSDRGRLFFCGCRNYLDNKLSTGRQLIFEGEHQSGPVDVEVIVKILGIIMLVSTMIIFECWFRSRHATKPVKDAVEADYVNSVVELKPS, encoded by the exons ATGGCAGTCCAGTCTGTGAGACTTGTGACAGCCAACATGTTGCTGAGtgtcttctttctgtctg GTGCTTACGCTGCTTGTGATTATATGGTAAACC TAATTACAACACCTCAGAAGATGGAAGCACTGAGTGGATCCTGTCTGCATATCCCATGTACCTTCACTCCTGTCGAAAGCTCAGGGACATTTGACGGAACAAAACCAATCTCTGGAATgtggaaaaaaggaaatgtcgCTGCAGGTCAAGTGATTTTCGACAGCAGCAGGAGTGATAATATCTATCCAATGAATATCACTGGAGACCTGAGTCAGAACAACTGCACCACTTTATTTTCCAGTTTAATCTCAAATTACACGAACACATACTTCTTCAGAATTGAGAATAAGCCATTTCTGGCAACAGCTGCTTGTGATCCTCttcaaataaaagttaaag ATTCTCCTCCGAGCCCCACAATTAAGATCTCAGGTGATGTGAAGGAGAACGTGTCTGTCACTATAAGCTGCTCCGCTGCAACTCCCTGTCCACACGACCCTCCTCAACTCACCTGGACTCTCCAACAAAACCCCGACAACATAATAAAGGAAAACGCAGATCGGACCTTCACAACTAAAATCCAGAAGACCTTCATTCTGTCAGACCAACATGATGGATTGAACATCACCTGCTCTGCCAGTTATCCTGTGAATGAAGGGACAGATCacaagacagcagaggagacaaagactctcaatgtttcat atgCTCCCAAGAACACCTCAACGTCCATCAGTCCATCCTCAGGTTGGGCAACAGACAGCAGGGTgaacctgagctgctccagcacAGCCAACCCTCCCGTCAGCAGCTTCACCTGGTTCAAGAAGAGCAACGATGGAGCCGTCAGAGTGTCTGAAGGAAGATGTTACAGCTTCAATGTGACAGGTGGAGGGGTTTATTACTGTGTGGCCACAAATGGTCTCGGTAATCAAACCTCTTCAGACATCCAGCTCACTATAGAAG ACCCTGCCAAAGACTTCATGGTCGTCAGTCCTGCTGATCCAGTGTCAGTTGGCAGCGAGGTGAACCTGACTTGCTCCTTCAGAGGAAACCCTCCTGTTAGCTTTGTCTGGCTCATGGTGAGCAGTGATGGCAGCCTGCAGCAGATCAAAGGTGATTCACAGGTTCATGGATTCAAAGTGACCAACAGCGATCGAggcagattatttttttgtggatGCAGAAATTATCTGGACAATAAACTATCAACAGGACGTCAGCTGATCTTTGAAG GTGAGCATCAGTCTGGACCGGTTGATGTTGAAGTTATAGTGAAGATCCTGGGAATCATAATGCTCGTCAGTACAATGATCATCTTTGAATG